Proteins co-encoded in one Amblyraja radiata isolate CabotCenter1 chromosome 24, sAmbRad1.1.pri, whole genome shotgun sequence genomic window:
- the LOC116986618 gene encoding LOW QUALITY PROTEIN: uncharacterized protein LOC116986618 (The sequence of the model RefSeq protein was modified relative to this genomic sequence to represent the inferred CDS: substituted 1 base at 1 genomic stop codon), whose product MRERVPTSECRNGSRRATSYVGDGEVPSERKETLCELESTSLRVNAVGEPSLALVPAVDRGRSVVDAPPKTTRDTALGRGAERTRKYPASGTKRGPSSGYRIDSTHDVFQDKSEPNTLVACSVPVLISKRKKQNKTHSTHPADLYNLAPIPDQPQPADNDFNTLNLALLNVRSLAGKPFLINDFIIRHDLDCLFLTETWLDQNNSAAVLIESTPPNFSFISEARVHKKGGGVAVLFNDSLQCKQISYGNFASFEYVAVNLNSSSRVMFLNVYRPPKYCAAFLDEFSELLSTICIDFDCVVIVGDFNIHDDKLHDKGTKELYCVIDNYGLNQHVTEPTHNNGHTLDLVMSKRVSISKVVVIDAALSDHSCVFFESAISVQTNVQRKVITKRYITENTCGTFIQAFSSTPTLPWVSVNELVDNFNVKITNIIDAIAPTKVKVVPGKKKSPWRNFARVKIERLRIYNLELRNARQSFCSDIIAKNNNNARALFTTVDRLTNPPVSVAPELLSTRACNEFASFFTDKIQKIRQAGSASTLGAGHVLSMCPLIINSNTMTQFYVINHKTLEDIIQHLKSSSCCLDILPTGLFKGVSNRMTSDLLQIVNTSLLSGVFPQAQKTAVIKPLLKKKNLDTSLLNNYRPISNLPFLSKIIEKAVFKQLNNLMLMNSCFDVFQSGFRPHHSTETALVKVFNDIHLNTDNGKISVLVLLDLSAAFDTVDHKISLDRLXNWVVLSGTAIKWFESYLKDRDYFVSIGNYTSERAKITCGVPQGSILGPLLFNIYMRPLAQILKNIKICYHSYADDTQIYITISPGDYSPIQALSRCIEQINDWMNQNFLQLNKDKTEIIVFGAKEERLKVSTQLQMVMLKTTNHARNLGVVMDSDLNLNSHIKTVIKSAYYHLKNISRIKGLMSQQDLEKLVHAFIFSRLDYCNSVFTGLPKKSIRQLQLIQNAAARVLTKTKKVDHITPVLRSLHWLHIFRRIDFKILLLVYKALNGLGPKYISDLLLNYEPPRPLRSSGTGLLCAPTVRTKHGEAAFSFDAPHIWNKLPENCRSAATLSSFKSRLKTF is encoded by the exons ATGCGAGAGCGCGTACCGACGTCGGAGTGTCGGAATGGAAGTCGAAGAGCAACGAGCTACGTCGGTGATGGAGAAGTGCCGTCGGAGCGCAAGGAGACACTCTGTGAACTAGAATCTACGTCGCTGAGAGTGAACGCCGTCGGAGAGCCGTCGCTTGCACTAGTGCCGGCAGTCGACCGTGGACGGTCGGTCGTGGACGCACCGCCGAAAACAACGAGGGACACGGCGTTAGGAAGGGGCGCCGAAAGAACAAGGAAATATCCGGCGTCTGGAACAAAGAGGGGTCCG TCCTCAGGCTACAGGATAGATAGCACTCATGACGTTTTCCAGGATAAGTCGGAGCCCAACACGCTGGTAGCTTGCTCAGTTCCAGTCTTAATAAGTAAACGAAAAAAGCAAAACAAGACGCACTCAACTCATCCTGCTGATTTATATAATTTAGCACCCATTCCTGATCAGCCACAGCCAGCAGATAATGATTTTAACACACTAAACCTAGCTTTATTAAATGTCAGGTCTTTGGCAGGAAAACCATTTTTAATCAATGATTTTATTATCAGGCACGATCTTGATTGTCTGTTCTTAACTGAAACCTGGTTAGATCAAAATAACAGTGCTGCTGTTCTTATTGAATCAACTCCTCCCAACTTCAGTTTTATAAGTGAGGCCAGAGTGCATAAGAAAGGAGGGGGAGTGGCTGTTCTGTTTAATGATTCCCTCCAATGCAAGCagatatcttatggaaactttGCCTCCTTTGAATATGTGGCTGTTAATTTGAACTCTTCTTCCAGAGTTATGTTCCTAAATGTCTACAGGCCACCTAAATACTGTGCAGCCTTTTTAGACGAATtttctgaactactgtctacaatCTGTATTGACTTTGACTGTGTAGTTATTGttggtgattttaacattcatgATGACAAACTCCATGACAAAGGGACTAAAGAATTGTATTGCGTCATTGATAACTATGGACTGAATCAGCATGTGACGGAGCCCACACACAACAACGGTCACACTCTGGACTTAGTCATGTCCAAGCGTGTTAGCATTTCTAAGGTTGTTGTGATTGATGCTGCCCTCTCTGATCATTCCTGTGTTTTCTTTGAGAGTGCTATCTCTGTGCAGACTAATGTTCAAAGAAAAGTAATCACAAAACGGTACATAACAGAAAACACCTGTGGAACATTTATTCAGGCTTTCTCCTCCACGCCCACTCTCCCTTGGGTCTCAGTAAATGAGCTTGTCGATAATTTCAATGTGAAAATTACAAATATTATTGATGCCATTGCACCCACTAAGGTGAAAGTGGTCCCTGGCAAAAAGAAGTCTCCATGGAGAAACTTTGCCAGGGTAAAaattg AAAGACTTCGAATCTACAACTTGGAACTGAGAAATGCAAGGCAATCCTTCTGCTCTGACATCATTGccaaaaacaataataatgcacggGCCTTGTTTACTACTGTCGACAGGCTAACAAACCCTCCTGTGTCAGTAGCCCCTGAACTGCTTTCCACAAGGGCCTGTAATGAATTTGCCTCCTTCTTCACCgacaaaattcagaaaattaggCAAGCAGGCAGTGCCTCCACATTAGGTGCAGGACATGTGTTGTCCATGTGTCCACTTATAATCAATTCAAATACCATGACACAATTTTATGTTATTAACCATAAAACCTTGGAGGACATTATACAACATTTGAAATCCTCCTCCTGCTGCCTCGATATTCTACCAACAGGCCTTTTCAAAGGTGTATCAAACCGCATGACCTCAGACCTTCTACAGATTGTAAACACGTCCCTTCTCTCAGGTGTCTTCCCACAGGCCCAGAAAACTGCTGTTATCAAGCCTCTCTTAAAAAAGAAAAACTTAGACACTTCACTACTGAAcaattatagaccaatatcaaacctcccatttctcagtaaaatcattgaaaaggctgtttttaagcagctgaacaatttaatgttaatgaacagctgttttgatgtcttccagtcaggatttagaccacaccacagcacagagacggctcttgttaaggtcttcaatgacattcacttaaacacagacaatggcaaaatttcagtcttagtattactagatctcagtgctgcattcgacacagtcGATCACAAAATATCACTAGACCGTCTGTAAAACTGGGTGGTACTTTCGGGCACAGCAATAAAATGGTTTGAATCAtacttgaaggacagggactactttgtgtctataggtaattacacatctgagcgtgcaaaaattacatgtggagttccccagggctccattctggggcctcttctgtttaacatctacatgcgtccactggctcagatcttgaaaaacatcaaaatatgttaccatagttacgcagacgacacacaaatctacataacaatatcaccaggagactatagtccaatacaagcactgagtagatgcattgagcaaatcaacgattggatgaaccagaattttctccaattaaacaaagacaaaactgaaataattgtttttggagccaaggaagaacggttaaaagttagcacccagcttcaaatggtaatgctaaaaacaacaaaccacgccagaaacttaggagtagtcatggactcagacctgaacttaaacagccacataaaaacagtcataaagtcagcctactatcatctaaagaatatatcaaggattaaaggacttatgtctcagcaggatttggaaaaacttgtccatgcatttatcttcagcaggctcgactactgtaacagtgtctttacaggtctccctaaaaagtcgatcagacagctgcagttaattcagaacgctgctgctcgagtcctcactaagaccaaaaaagtagatcacattactccagttctgaggtctttgcACTGGCTTCATATCTTtcgaagaattgatttcaaaatactactgttggtttacaaagcactgaatggtttagggccaaaatacatttctgatcttctgcttaactacgaaccacccagacctctcagatcgtctgggacaggtctgctctgtgcccccacagtcagaactaaacatggagaggcagcatttagttttgatgcaccacatatctggaacaaactcccagaaaactgcaggtctgctgcaactctcagctcttttaaatctagactgaagactttt